The segment GGGGCGTCCTTTGCTGCATGTGCGTCATTTCGAGGCGTTGGCCGGGCGGGGAGCGCGGGGAACCATTGGCGGGGAGGTGTATCACATCGGCAATCATCGTTTGTTGGAGGAGCTGGGTTTGTGTCGTCCGGAGGTGGAAGCGATTCTTTTGCCTTGGGAGCAGGACGAAAAGACGGTGGTGGTCTTGGCCTCTTCCCGAGAGCCTTTGGCGGTGATCGGGGTATCCGACCGCATGCGGGAGAGCGCGCCGGAGGCGGTGCGTGCCCTGCGGGAGTTGGGCATCATGGTGACCATGTTGACCGGGGACAATGCCGCCACGGCCCAGGCCATTGCCCGGCATGCGGGAATCGAGGAGGTGCGGGCCGAGTTGCTGCCGGAAGAAAAATTGTCGGCCATCGAGTCGTTGACGGACCGTTATGGTGTGGTGGGCATGGTGGGAGATGGGATCAACGACGCGCCGGCCTTGGCGCGGGCGGCCATCGGCATGGCCATGGGCAGCACCGGGACCGATACCGCCTTGGAAACGGCGGATGTGGCCATCATGAACGACGATCTGCGTAAGATCGCGGAGTTTGTGCGTCTTGGGCGGGCCACCCGGCGCATCCTGTGGGAAAATATTTTGCTGGCCATCGGCATCAAAGGTTTTTTCCTGGTCTTGGCGGGTTTGGGACTGGCCACGTTGTGGATGGCGGTGTTGGCGGATATGGGAGCCAGTCTGTTGGTGATTTTCAATGGGCGGCGTTTGTTGCGATTTTGAGGGCATGGGGTCGCGGTATCGAAATTGAGGCTGGATCCTGGACGGGATGGGGCGTATTTTGTGATGTATTGATGTTTTGATCCTGTTGGGGGTTACGGATCAGACCGCTATACCACATTTGAAAATTGAGGAATCTTCCATGCCCATCGTTCCGGAAATCAGTCAGTTGCGCAACATCGCCTTGATCGCCCATGGTGGCGGGGGCAAGACCACGTTGGCGGAGTCGTTGTTGTTCAACGGGGAGGCGATTGCGCGGCGTGGGGATGTGGACAAGGGAACCACGGTGATGAGCAGCGAGCCCGAGGAGATCGAGCGGCGTGTCACCATCACGCCGCATGTCGGGCATTGTGTGTGGCGGGATCGCTGGTTCAACTTGGTGGATACCCCTGGTTACATTGATTTTCTGGAATCGACCCGCAGTGTGTTGGATGTGGTGGGCGGGGCGGTGATGATTTTTTCCGGGGAGGTTGGGGTCAAGTCGGAGAGCGAGCGGCTTTGGGCCATGGCCGAGGAGGCGATGGTGCCGGTGATTGGATTCATCAACAAGCTGGACCGGCCTCGTGCGGATTTCATTCGTGCGTTGGGGGTGATCGAGTCCCGGTTGCGGGTGACGGCCTTGCCGTTGACCATTCCCATCGGGGTGGGGGAGCATTTCGGGGGTATTGTGGATTTGATTCCCATGACCGCCTGGTCGGCCCGTGACGGGGTATTTTGTCAGATCGATTTGCCCGAGAGCGCCCGGGCGGATGCCGAATATTATCGGACCCAGTTGGTGGAAAAGATCGTGGAGGGGGATGACGTGTTGTTGGAGCGTTATCTGGCCGACGGCACGGAGCCTTCTTTGGAGGTGTTGCATCGGGGGTTGCGGGAGGCGGTGATCACCCGGCGTTTGCTGGTGTTGTATTGCGGATCCGGGGCGGCCAATATTGGTGTGCGTTCTTTGGCCAATGGCATTGCCGAGTATCTGCCCAGTCCGTTGGACAAGGCGATGATCAAGCCTTTGAAGGGGGTGGATCCGGAGCATCCCGGTCGGGTGGTGGTGCGTGTTCCGGCGGTTACGGAGCCATTTTCCGCGGTGGTTTTCAAGACGGTGATGGATCCGTTCGCCGGCAAGTTGACGGTGATCCGGGTTTTTTCCGGGGTATTGGAACTGGAACAGCCTTTCCTGAACGGCACCCGCAATGTCAAGGAAAAAGGGGGGCGATTGTTTCGGTTGCAGGGTCGGGAGATGATTCCGGTGAATCGGTTGGGTGTGGGGGAGATGGGGGCCATTGCCAAGTTGGAGGGGGTGCATACCGGGGATACCTTGTGTGCGGTGGATCATCCGATTCGTTATGAGCGGGTGGTTTTTCAGGATCCGACCCATACGTTTGCCGTGGAGACCGATGCCAAGACCGAGGAAAAGGTGGCGATGGGATTGGAGAAACTGGTGGAGGAGGATCCCACTTTGCGGTTGCGGCGGGATCCGGTGACCCATGAGTTGATTCTATCGGGTATGGGGCAGACCCATTTGCGGGTGGTTTTGGATCGGCTCAAGCGCAAGTACGGGGCGTGTGCCACGTTGAAGATGGCGCGGCCACCGTTTCGCGAGACCATCACCAAAAAGGCGCGGGTGCAGGGGAGGCTCAAGAAGCAGACCGGCGGTCGGGGGCAATTTGCCGATTGTTGGTTGGA is part of the Magnetococcales bacterium genome and harbors:
- a CDS encoding elongation factor G — translated: MPIVPEISQLRNIALIAHGGGGKTTLAESLLFNGEAIARRGDVDKGTTVMSSEPEEIERRVTITPHVGHCVWRDRWFNLVDTPGYIDFLESTRSVLDVVGGAVMIFSGEVGVKSESERLWAMAEEAMVPVIGFINKLDRPRADFIRALGVIESRLRVTALPLTIPIGVGEHFGGIVDLIPMTAWSARDGVFCQIDLPESARADAEYYRTQLVEKIVEGDDVLLERYLADGTEPSLEVLHRGLREAVITRRLLVLYCGSGAANIGVRSLANGIAEYLPSPLDKAMIKPLKGVDPEHPGRVVVRVPAVTEPFSAVVFKTVMDPFAGKLTVIRVFSGVLELEQPFLNGTRNVKEKGGRLFRLQGREMIPVNRLGVGEMGAIAKLEGVHTGDTLCAVDHPIRYERVVFQDPTHTFAVETDAKTEEKVAMGLEKLVEEDPTLRLRRDPVTHELILSGMGQTHLRVVLDRLKRKYGACATLKMARPPFRETITKKARVQGRLKKQTGGRGQFADCWLEIEPLPRDGGYEFENRIVGGVIPRQFVPSVEKGVVEALEQGVIGGYPVVDVRVALVDGSHHSVDSSDHAFKSAGAMALRKGLAEAGSVLLEPVMTMEVTVPEDVLGDVIGDLNSRRGRVLGVMPKGGGGQIVSAEAPMVEVLDYGNVLNGLTSGRGLYTMRLAAYHVAPNHIARVILEQDKKAS